The proteins below come from a single Asanoa ferruginea genomic window:
- a CDS encoding ABC transporter ATP-binding protein, which produces MTTAPMLRARGLRKEHGRGAGLVRAVDGVDLDVAAGETVAVMGPSGCGKSTLLHLLGGLDRPSGGEVWLDGSRVDDLGEKALARIRRTAVGFVFQAFHLMEELTAVENIELSALLAGRSPRAARRRAEELLEQVGLADRARFLPSALSGGQRQRVAVARALSNEPLVVLADEPTGSLDSAATLDVLHLFESLHQAGQTLVIVTHDARIAATADRLISMRDGAFVDETRLTGGSTGHLGALVGLED; this is translated from the coding sequence GTGACCACCGCACCCATGCTGCGCGCCCGCGGCCTGCGCAAGGAGCACGGCCGGGGCGCTGGCCTGGTCCGCGCCGTCGACGGCGTCGACCTCGACGTCGCCGCCGGCGAGACGGTCGCGGTGATGGGCCCCAGCGGCTGCGGCAAGTCGACGCTGCTGCACCTGCTCGGTGGCCTCGACCGGCCGTCCGGCGGTGAGGTGTGGCTCGACGGCAGCCGCGTCGACGACCTCGGCGAGAAGGCCCTGGCCCGCATCCGGCGCACCGCGGTCGGCTTCGTCTTCCAGGCCTTCCACCTGATGGAGGAGCTCACCGCCGTGGAGAACATCGAGTTGTCGGCGCTGCTGGCCGGCCGCTCGCCGCGGGCCGCCCGGCGGCGGGCGGAGGAGTTGCTCGAGCAGGTCGGCCTGGCCGACCGGGCGCGGTTCCTGCCGTCGGCGCTGTCCGGTGGCCAGCGGCAGCGGGTCGCGGTCGCCCGGGCGTTGAGCAACGAACCGCTGGTCGTGCTCGCCGACGAGCCGACCGGCAGCCTCGACAGCGCCGCCACCCTCGACGTCCTGCACCTCTTCGAGAGCCTGCACCAGGCCGGCCAGACGCTGGTCATCGTCACCCACGACGCCCGGATCGCGGCCACCGCCGACCGGCTGATCTCGATGCGCGACGGCGCGTTCGTCGACGAGACCAGGCTGACCGGCGGCAGCACCGGGCACCTCGGTGCGCTCGTCGGGCTGGAGGACTGA
- a CDS encoding PadR family transcriptional regulator has protein sequence MQQEVLLAMLAKEPSHGYELRARLRDALGPLGEALNAGQVYVSLTRLEKAGLLAADGGDRSDRKVYALTAEGQQRVAEWIAEVSWPKPDLAEFHLKLVAAAAAGIADPLTIVDTQRRELLRRLREAQRAAMAEPAGSNAALLLEGVVLRLQADLRWLEACEQTWTHRRSGS, from the coding sequence ATGCAGCAGGAAGTGTTGCTGGCGATGCTCGCCAAGGAGCCGTCACACGGCTACGAGTTGCGGGCGCGGCTGCGCGACGCGCTCGGCCCGCTCGGCGAGGCGCTCAACGCCGGCCAGGTCTACGTCTCGCTCACCCGCCTGGAGAAGGCGGGCCTACTGGCGGCCGACGGCGGCGACCGGTCCGATCGCAAGGTCTACGCGCTCACCGCCGAGGGCCAGCAGCGGGTCGCCGAGTGGATCGCCGAGGTGAGCTGGCCCAAGCCCGACCTGGCGGAGTTCCACCTCAAGCTGGTCGCGGCCGCCGCGGCCGGGATCGCCGACCCGCTCACCATTGTCGACACCCAGCGCCGCGAGTTGCTGCGCCGGCTGCGCGAGGCACAGCGCGCCGCGATGGCCGAGCCGGCCGGCTCCAACGCGGCGCTGCTGCTGGAGGGCGTGGTGCTCCGGCTCCAGGCCGACCTGCGCTGGCTCGAGGCGTGCGAGCAGACCTGGACCCACCGAAGGAGCGGATCGTGA